tgctttgcccttgggagagctttagtcaacggatctgcaacattcagatccgtgtgtactttgcaaatctctacttcaccatcttcgatgtactcgcgaatcgaatgaaaacgcagcttgatatgctccagcttcttgtgtgaccttggttcctttgcattggcgatggcacccgtgttgtcacaataaatgactaacgggtccaatgcactaggaaccacaccaagctcaacaatgaacctcttcatccataccgcttccgatgaagcctctgaagccgctatatattcagattctgttgaagatttcgccaccgtgcactgcttggaactgctccagcttactgccgcaccattcaatataaacacgtacctgcatcgagacttagagtcatcaggatcggtgttccaacttgcatcggtataactagttacaacgagctcttggtcaccgccataacaaagaaacatatccttagtccttttcaagtacttcaggatattcttgaccgctgtccagtgttccattcctggatcactttgatatctgctggtcaaactaacagcatgtgcgatatccggtctagtacacagcatggcatacatgagagagcctactgccgaagcataggggatcttgctcatcctctctctttcttctgctgtcgtagctggaccttgagtcttactcaagaccttacctggcaacataggcaagaaccccttcttgctttcatccattctaaacttctttagaatcttgtccaagtatgtactctgtgaaaggcctattaggcgtcttgatctatctctataaatcttgatgcctaaaatgtatgctgcttcaccaaggtctttcattgaaaaacatttattcaaataacctttaacactgcttaatagttctatatcattcccaatcaataatatgtcatctacatataatatcaggaacgctacagagctcccactcactttcttgtaaatacaggcctcaccatgagtccgtataaaaccgaaatctttgatcactctatcaaagcgtaaattccaactcctggaagcttgcttcagtccataaatggaacgctgaagtttgcataccttgtcagcattttcaggatcgacaaaacctttgggttgtaccatatacaactcttcctcaatatcaccattaaggaacgccgttttgacatccatctcgcgatttcataatcgaaaaatgcagctattgctaacaaaatcctcacagactttagcttcgctacaggtgagaaagtctcatcgtagtcaactccttgaatttgtcggaaaccctttgcgacaagtcgagctttatagacagtaatattaccatcagcatctgtttttctcttaaagatccatttattctcgacagccttgcggctatcaggtaagtctaccaaagtccatactttgttatcatacatggatcccatttcggatttcatggcttcttgccatttgttggaatctgggctcatcattgcttcttcatacgtcgcagggtcctcatcattgttgtccacaatcatgacattcagacagggatcataccaatcaggagtggtacgttccctcgtcgatctgcgaggttcagtagcttcctcgttcgaagtttcatgatcatcatcattcgcttcctctcctatcggtgcaggctgtgcaggaatttcttcctgcatcgcgctactctgatctatgagagaaggttcattaacctcgtcgagttctactttccttccagtcacttctttagtgagaaactccttctcaagaaaggatccgttcttggcaacaaagattttgccttcggatctgtgatagaaagtgtacccaattgtttctttagggtatcctatgaagacgcatttctccgctttgggttctagcttgtcaggctgtaacttctttacataagcttcgcaaccccaaactttaaggaacgacagcttaggtttctttccaaaccatagttcatacggtgtcgtttcaacggatttagatggtgccctatttaaagtgaatgcggctgtctctaatgcataaccccaaaacgacaacggcaaatcggtaagagacatcatagaccgaaccatatctaacaaagttcgattacgacgttcggacacaccattacgctgtggtgttcccggcggtgtcaactgtgaaagtattccgcatttctttaaatgcatgccaaactcataacttagatattcgcctccgcgatcagaacgcagaaacttaatcttcttgttacgttgattttctacttcactttggaattccttgaacttctcaaaagtctcggacttatgtttcataaagtaaatatatccatatctactcagatcatccgtgaaggttagaacataacgataaccaccgcgcgatgctacactcattggtccgcacacatcggtatgtatgatttccaataagtctgtagctcgctccattgtaccagaaaatggagtcttagtcatttttcccattagacatgcttcgcatctgtcaagtgactcaaagtcaagtgactcaagaagtccatcggaatggagtttcttcatgcgcttcactccaatatgaccaagacgacagtgccacatataagtagaattatcattcaatttcattcgcttagcattaatgttatgaacatgtgtatcactactatcgagatttaacaagaataaaccattcatctcaggtgcatggccataaaagacattactcatataaatcgaacaaccattattctcagacttaaacgaataaccgtcttgcattaaacaagatccagatataatgttcatgctcaacgcaggtaccaaataacaattattaaggtttaaaactaatcccgaaggtagatgtagagggagcgtgccgacagcgatcacatcgactttggatccatttccaacgcgcatcgtcacctcgtctcttgccaggcttcgtctattccgcagttcctgtttcgagttacaaatgtgagcaaccgaaccagtatcaaatacccaggcactactacgagaaccagtaagatagacatcaataacatgtatatcaaatatacctttctttttgacgtggccgctcttcagatcggccaagtatttggggcaattgcgcttccagtgccccttcccctggcagtaatagcacacagtctcaggtttaggaccagccttaggcttctcaggatgcggtgcaactttcttgccgcccttcttgaagttacccttgttaggcttgccttgctttttgaaactggtggtcttgttgaccatcaacacttggttctccttcttaatctctacttcagcagatttcagcatggaaaagatttcaggtaaatccttattcatgttctgcatgttgtagttcatcacgaagttcttgtaacttggtggcagtgattgaaggacacgatgaatacccagctggttagggatcatcatccccaagtcattgagcttcttcgcatgcccggacatgatgagcatgtgctcactaacggagctgccttcttccatcatgcaggtaaagaactgcttcgaggcctcatagctctccacggccgcatgagtctcaaagataagtttgagctcacgcat
This region of Lolium perenne isolate Kyuss_39 chromosome 2, Kyuss_2.0, whole genome shotgun sequence genomic DNA includes:
- the LOC127330180 gene encoding uncharacterized protein, whose amino-acid sequence is MLIMSGHAKKLNDLGMMIPNQLGIHRVLQSLPPSYKNFVMNYNMQNMNKDLPEIFSMLKSAEVEIKKENQVLMVNKTTSFKKQGKPNKGNFKKGGKKVAPHPEKPKAGPKPETVCYYCQGKGHWKRNCPKYLADLKSGHVKKKGTAE